The Equus asinus isolate D_3611 breed Donkey chromosome 14, EquAss-T2T_v2, whole genome shotgun sequence genomic sequence CTCCCTTCTAGTGAGGGTGAGAAGGGTCATTTACAAGTCAACAAGATAATTCCCAGATATCGATAAGGTTGGTGATAAACAGGATGCTGTGAGATGCAATCTATTTATAAACTGGGggatcttggacaagttgctcTCTCTCTGATCTTCCCAAAGCTAGCTCCTTCCTCCTTCACATGAGGGCTTGAATGGTAGTCCTCAGAAAGGCCTGCCTGGCCACCCTATCTAAAGTACTGTACGCCATTCCCTGTAGGCCAGGCACTGTCACAGCTCCCTGTTTATCTAGATATTGACTGCCATGTGAAGtcattttatgtgtttgttttcttgtttattatctgtATCTTTCATTATATGTAAGCTTGACACCTGTGTATCTAGGAGCTGGAACAATAACTGACACATATTGGGTATCAGTTGTTGGTCCAGGTGCTAGAGATCCCTGGACCAATAACTGACAAATAAGAGATGCATTTGTGGAATGATTGATAAGGATGACAGCTCCTGCTTCCTTTGAGGATCTCACAGGGGAAAATGGAAGTAAACAGACAACATAGAATATAATAAGTACTGTGATAAAGGAAGCCCAGGGGAGAGGTGCATTGTCTAACTTGGATTTGGAGAAGGACCTAGAAGTCTACCCCAGGGAAATAAAGAATCTCAGCTGAGGCTTGAGGAATCAGTAGGAATTAGCAAAATGAGGTGAGGAGGAAATGCTCCAGGTAGCTGGAAGAGTTTCTGCAGAGGGGCTGAGGTATCTGAGAGCTTGGTGCTTTGTGAGAATGGAAAGGAGTGTGGGCCATCGCCACTCCCTGCACTGCCTCTTGCTCTTGCCGAGGGACTGCTGAGCACTCAGCCCTCACAGGCACTGTACCCCTTCTCTCGGACTCTGCCTTCCACCTGCTCAGTACTctttggtgtttttcttcttccagttGAAGGAAAAATTAGCTTTCTTGAAAAGGGAATACAGCAAGACCTTGGCCCGCCTTCAGGTAAGTGAATCTTCTTCTCTCAAATTGGGGTATTGTAGTACAAACTATCTAAAAACAgttcataataataaaacttttaaaaaaacttatttctttttgttaaatttgtcccttgagctgcttttgttttctctagCGTGCCCAAAGAGCTGAGAAGGTTAAGAATTCTCTTAAGAAAACAGTGGAAGGACAAGATGACTTGCTCCAGGAAGAAGTTTCACCACAGCTAAACCGCCCAGGTAAAGCTCTCTTGTTATTCGTCTCCCAGGTATATTTGACTCTGGTTCTTTTTCTCACAGCCAGAAGATAAGGACTAGCAATAGACTTTTTTTAAACTGTCTAATTCAGTGCTTCTTTGTGTATTCACaagattgtgcaaccatcatcactatgtaattccagaacattttcaccacccccaaaagaaaccctgtacctacCTATCCTACCCctaacccctagcaaccactaatctactttctgtctctgtggatttacgtattctggacattttatataaatggaaccatacaatatgtggccttttgtaactggcttctttcacttagcataatgttttcactGGTTATCCATGCATACATAAATCCAAGCATGCGTCAGTACTTGGTTGCTTTTTGcagctgaacaatattccattgtacggatataccGTAATTTGtatatccatttatcagttgatggacatttgggttgtttctactttttggctattccGAATTTTGGCTGTTACGCTCTTGTGAACTATAATGTGCAagtgttttttatgtttttcagttcttttgtgtgCATAtctaagtggaattgctgggtcatatggtaattctatgtttaactttttgaggagccgCCAGACTGTTTTCGACAGCAGctgtagcattttacattcccaccataaTGCACAAgacttccagtttctccacatccttgttaatatttgtaattttccattttcacaATTAGCTTCATCTTGGTACAAGTTAAGTGGTATCTAattggttttggtttgcatttcttaGTGACTAAtggtgttgaatatcttttcgtgtgcttattggcagttttatatcttctttggagaaatgtttattcaagtcctttaacaatattttaattaggttgtctttttattgttgagttgtaaagaTTCTTTGTATCTTCTAGCTgttagacccttatcagatatgtgatttataaatattttctcctattctctgAGCAACAAACTATGCTTTCAGTTGGATTGTTGAGTTGCTCTTTTTAAACTAGAAGTttagtttaaaaatcattatttccagaggctggccccgtagccgaatggttaagttcgcgcactccgctgcaggcggcccagtgtttcgttggttcgaatcctaggtacggacatggcactgctcatcagaccacgctgaggcagcatcccacatgccacaactagaaggacccacaacgaagaatatacaactatgtaccggggggctttggggagaaaaaggaaaaaagtaaaatctttaaaaaccctttaaaaaaaatcattatttccaGCATAATTCTATTGGTTTATGTTTACTTAAAATTATTATAGTTTATTAGATTATTAAAAACATGAACTTTGATCTGCCTGAATGAAATACCATTGACtcttaaataaatgtttggtagtatttatatatactattttaaagtaaatatggagtatttttttgtttcattttacaaggaaaatattaataattatcattttttcttcttagaaCCTAAAAATAAAGCATCTCCTTGTTACACGTTACAAATCAACACCCATCTCAATGAAGACACTGGAGGAAAGACATCTGTCACGCTTGATGCGGAGCCAGGACATGGCCCAGTGGAAGGATTATGCATACAAAGAACAGGTGATATCCAAGAACGTTTTCCCTACAGGGTCCATGGCCCTGATGGTGAGAAAAGGCAGAGTAAGCTGCCAGGGAGAAGAACTAAGCAGCAGAAGAGAACATTTATTTCACAGGAAAGAGAGTCTTTCTTTGACACTGATTCCCTTCTACTCTCTGGAAAAAGACTAAAGGAACAGGAAGGAATCAATAGAGGAAATCCTAGGACACTCGtaactgaaaaaagaatttaCCTTCTAAGTCCTAAGTCTGACGGTTCAGATCTTCCAGCAGCAGTTATAGAAACTAATGTAGGGAGTGTATTAATTCCAAATGCCAAACCACAAAGAGGTGTCGATGAGCTCTTCAGAGGAAATGACTTCCCCAGAGCGACTACACTGCCTGTGCATACTCTGCTAGATAGCAGTAGTGGTCAGCATCTCGAGCATAAGCCTTCTGAAGATAACTGTGAACTTATTGCTCACAGTTTAGAAAACATTAGCCCTGTTTCACCTGTAAACTTAGAAGCACAAGACAAAAAAATGACTGTCCTTACAGATAACCCAGAGGTAAATAAAGCTGTAAGTGCAAGCGGCCAGCTGCCTAGAAGTCCTAACTTAGAGGCAGATAATTCATGTTCTCTAAATGAACTCACTTCTGATAGCTTATCAGCAGATGAAAACCAAAACTTCAAAGAACAAAATCACGCAGAGAGGTCTTTAAAATCTCCCAATAACACTCTTGATGGTAAAAATGAAAGTATTCAGGAAAATGAGGTTCTAAGTCAACCTAACAGTCTCAGCCTAGAAGTAATCTCCCCTGATTCTACAGAAGATCAAACAGATTCTTGCACAGTGCTTGAAGGCCTCCTATTTCCTGCAGAATATTATGTCAGAACCACACGACGCATGTCCAGCTGCCAGAGGAAAGTAGCCCTGGAGGCTGTAATTCAGAGTCATTTGGGTGTCAGAAAGAaggggtttaaaaataaaaaggaagctaCTAAAAATTTAAACTCTTCCAGTGAAGAGACTAAGCAAAGTGAAATTAGGATGTCTGACACATGCACAGGACGACCCAACTCGAGAAGTCCTGCTCAGAAACTTCTCTCATTAACCGAAGTCAGCTCCCCCACTGGGCCCACTCCAGATGACTTTTCTAGGAAGGCGGTTACCCAGCCATCTGGCAGAAGACCCggaggaaaaagaaagtcaaCCTGCACCCCTGAATTAGATCGTTGTGAACTACTTTTGCCAACTTCTGGCACTTGTGGTGTCAATAGGTCCAAGGAAGGAGTCACGTTGCGCAAAgatgagaatgaaaaagcaacTATTCATGGTAAGAAGAGGGTTGGAGGTGAATCACGGTGTGGTTGATGATGACGCTGGTTAACACTCTGTGCCTGGCGCTTCCTAGATGTTGCACAGATGCTAGCAAACTTCCTGAATCACAGCGTCCCTACATGAGGGGGAATCTGTTTCTGTCCTCGctttacagctgaggaagctAAGGCACAAGGAGATTAAAGTGACTTAATtaaagtgacagagccaggattcaaacctagctATGTGGTGTCAGAGTTCACTAACGTGGTTGAAAAAGTtgacacagaaggaaaatacatTAGATGTCTACCTAAAATTAGTATTTATTCAGGTACAACACAATCTTTCCATGGGTAGAAGCTTTACAGCTAATACAGGAAGTGTTTCTGAAGTGAAATGAAATGTGTGTTAGAGTAAGAGTCCACTGACAAGCTCTCTTAGGAATGCAATAGGTCTGAGCAACGTTTTTGGATAAAATCTCTAATACAGTCTCTGTAAGGTCTGTGGGAGACAAGATTTTGGATGATAGCAAGAGACATGttataatttaaactttttattcatttactcagtaGTTATATCTGATAAACTAAGCACAAAAACTAGCTAATTCACTGTGATTCTATACTAGAAATTAACAGACTTTCTGTAAACAGCCAGGTGGTAAATACAGCCATTGTgctctgtcacagctactcaagTATAGTGCGAAAGTAACCAGAGACAATATGTACATGTGACTGTTCCAATagaactttatttgcaaaagcagGCAGCCAGCTGCTCCATACGGTGGGATGCAGGCTTTGGTCTATGAGCtataattatttgattaatttaaaaataataatcatcatggcttttttatcatcttttaagccaacacaaatacaaagaaatcagaaagtaGGGCAATCTAGTAATAAATTAGAAACATTCTTTTGTGTACTTGAAAATAACCTGCTGTGATTTTAGTAACCTGCAGCTacattgaaagatttttttttcttgaggtgacattcacataacataaaattaaccattttgaaCTAAGCAAACAAtccagtggcatttagtacattcacaatgctgtgcaaccatgACCCCAATTTAgtcccaaaacattttcatcacctcaaaaggaAACCCTATACCCGTTAAAAAGTTGctccccctttcctctccccctagcccctggcaaccaccaatctgtattctatctctatggatttacttattctggatatttcatattaatggaattatacaatatgtgaccttttgtatctagctgctttcacttagcatgttttcgaGATCCATATTATAACATGactcaatatttcattcttttttatggctgaataatattccatcacatgtatgtaccagtttgtttatccattcatttggtGATGGATGCAGCCACATTTTGAATGATACAGAATTCCAGTCACTCTAAGAGCAGTAAATTACTCTTTGCCCTAAAAGGGGACTAAGTTTTCTTCATTGAGAAGAGCGAGCATTTTGCAGACTGTATTCTGATAGCCTGTTGGAATCAGTTTTCGGGGAAGAAGGACATTAGAGATTCTTAGTCTAGTTCCCTTATGAGGGCCAAGGGAAAATGAAGTGAATTGACTGCCCAACATAACACAGCaaatcagtggcagagctgggagtagacccctgtcttccttctcccagcTAATGTCAGCGCCATGCTGGTTTTGATACGCAAAAGGAGAGCTGCTGGGTAACTACTAACCTACGGCCGAGCTTTGAACCTTTTACTGAGGTTTCAGAGCCATGGGTGGGAAAAGCAATGAACATTTTCCACTGTATTGGAGTTCAGAAGCTCACTCTTTGTTGGGTATTAATGTCTCTTTTGTTGgatatttgttattgttgctttctattttaggaaaagaaagtcattgtcaaatgaaaaaaaatgaaaaaatgaaaaaagaggagTCCCTTTCTTCCAGGAATAGTGCTTATTTGGTTTTGGAGGATGATGCTTTCCGTGCTCCATTTCATAAGAATGAAATGCTAAGTTTAAAGCAACTATCGTCTCTTCTCGAAATCACTGACTTTGAGTTACCTGATAAAGACTTCGGACCTCTTAAACTTGAAAAATTGCACTTCTGCTCGGAAAGGGCAGTTGAGCCTTTTGAATCAAAAATATATGGGGAGAGGCCTCTTAGAGAAGGAAATTGTATTGTTTTGGAGGAATTGACTCCTGAACAAATCAATACAGAAATGGAGGACTTGGAAGAGGAACTGATTAGTGTACCAGGAAAAGCATGCCCTAAAACGCCGAGCCTAAAAagccagcctcagggcctttcttCGTCCATACTGCTTTTCACTCCTTTAAATACGGTTAGACCAGACGATAATGACGCGCCAGCAGCAGACGCGTGTTCACCCACTTTCCCCATCTTAGGCGTTACTCCAGCTGTTGGCTCCCGAGCACACTGTGAAGAAGTGTGTGCAGAGTTTGTTGGACGAACTTGCTCTCCACCCCGGCTTTCTCACTCGCACACCCCAGTCAGTCTTGCCAGTGATCAGAAGCAGTGCAACAGTTGGGCCAGCCCACCAGAATTAGACGGCAGCCTGCATGTgtcaggaaggaagggaaagccTTCCTGTGACTGTGATTCTGGTCCCCAAGCAACACCTCTTCCCAATGAGTCATTCACTTTCCAAGAAAATCAGCTGCATGGGAATACATGTCTGGAATCGTGGAAACTTTCTGTTGAACAGGTACGGTCCACCTCCTTTGTGACATTTTCTCTAAAGGAATGAAATATCTTGGTGAATGTGGACAGCATGACTTCCTTACACGTTGGCTCCTCAGTGTTTAAGAATGTTTTAACACGTTCCTCTGATGTGACTTCACTGTAAACATTAAGTTCATTCTGGGTAAATtaagattaattaaaaaatacgttttttaaatgtgggatgaTCCTATTCTCTTTGTCATCAGTGAAGTGGTTGCATTTGGAGCTTTGCTGCTTTTgccagagaaattaaaacttaggAAGTAGATGTTCTGATGAGTGAGTGCTGCAGACAGACCTCAGACATAAAGTGTAGATTAAT encodes the following:
- the PALB2 gene encoding partner and localizer of BRCA2 isoform X1 is translated as MEEPLGKPLSCEEKEKLKEKLAFLKREYSKTLARLQRAQRAEKVKNSLKKTVEGQDDLLQEEVSPQLNRPEPKNKASPCYTLQINTHLNEDTGGKTSVTLDAEPGHGPVEGLCIQRTGDIQERFPYRVHGPDGEKRQSKLPGRRTKQQKRTFISQERESFFDTDSLLLSGKRLKEQEGINRGNPRTLVTEKRIYLLSPKSDGSDLPAAVIETNVGSVLIPNAKPQRGVDELFRGNDFPRATTLPVHTLLDSSSGQHLEHKPSEDNCELIAHSLENISPVSPVNLEAQDKKMTVLTDNPEVNKAVSASGQLPRSPNLEADNSCSLNELTSDSLSADENQNFKEQNHAERSLKSPNNTLDGKNESIQENEVLSQPNSLSLEVISPDSTEDQTDSCTVLEGLLFPAEYYVRTTRRMSSCQRKVALEAVIQSHLGVRKKGFKNKKEATKNLNSSSEETKQSEIRMSDTCTGRPNSRSPAQKLLSLTEVSSPTGPTPDDFSRKAVTQPSGRRPGGKRKSTCTPELDRCELLLPTSGTCGVNRSKEGVTLRKDENEKATIHGKESHCQMKKNEKMKKEESLSSRNSAYLVLEDDAFRAPFHKNEMLSLKQLSSLLEITDFELPDKDFGPLKLEKLHFCSERAVEPFESKIYGERPLREGNCIVLEELTPEQINTEMEDLEEELISVPGKACPKTPSLKSQPQGLSSSILLFTPLNTVRPDDNDAPAADACSPTFPILGVTPAVGSRAHCEEVCAEFVGRTCSPPRLSHSHTPVSLASDQKQCNSWASPPELDGSLHVSGRKGKPSCDCDSGPQATPLPNESFTFQENQLHGNTCLESWKLSVEQTEIADVPACDRVNPGNLQLVSKLKNTSGSCSVDVSAMWWEIAGLKEPCIITACEYVVSLWKPLDTWQWEKIYSWHFTEVPVLQIVLVPDVCNLVCVALGNLEIREIRALLCSSDGESEKQLLLSSGNIKAVLGLTQRRLVTSSGTLCDQQVEIMTFAEDGGSTEKQFLMPPEETILTFAEVQGMQEALLGTTIMNNIVIWNLRTGQLLRKMHIGNSYQASVCHKAYSEMGLLFVVLSHPCAKESEALGSPVFQLIVINPKTTLSMGVMLYCLPQGQAGRFLEGDVKDSFAAAVLTSGTIAIWDLLLGHCTALLPPLSDQNWSFVKWSGTDSHLLAGQKDGNIFIYRY
- the PALB2 gene encoding partner and localizer of BRCA2 isoform X2 translates to MEEPLGKPLSCEEKEKLKEKLAFLKREYSKTLARLQRAQRAEKVKNSLKKTVEGQDDLLQEEVSPQLNRPEPKNKASPCYTLQINTHLNEDTGGKTSVTLDAEPGHGPVEGLCIQRTGDIQERFPYRVHGPDGEKRQSKLPGRRTKQQKRTFISQERESFFDTDSLLLSGKRLKEQEGINRGNPRTLVTEKRIYLLSPKSDGSDLPAAVIETNVGSVLIPNAKPQRGVDELFRGNDFPRATTLPVHTLLDSSSGQHLEHKPSEDNCELIAHSLENISPVSPVNLEAQDKKMTVLTDNPEVNKAVSASGQLPRSPNLEADNSCSLNELTSDSLSADENQNFKEQNHAERSLKSPNNTLDGKNESIQENEVLSQPNSLSLEVISPDSTEDQTDSCTVLEGLLFPAEYYVRTTRRMSSCQRKVALEAVIQSHLGVRKKGFKNKKEATKNLNSSSEETKQSEIRMSDTCTGRPNSRSPAQKLLSLTEVSSPTGPTPDDFSRKAVTQPSGRRPGGKRKSTCTPELDRCELLLPTSGTCGVNRSKEGVTLRKDENEKATIHGKESHCQMKKNEKMKKEESLSSRNSAYLVLEDDAFRAPFHKNEMLSLKQLSSLLEITDFELPDKDFGPLKLEKLHFCSERAVEPFESKIYGERPLREGNCIVLEELTPEQINTEMEDLEEELISVPGKACPKTPSLKSQPQGLSSSILLFTPLNTVRPDDNDAPAADACSPTFPILGVTPAVGSRAHCEEVCAEFVGRTCSPPRLSHSHTPVSLASDQKQCNSWASPPELDGSLHVSGRKGKPSCDCDSGPQATPLPNESFTFQENQLHGNTCLESWKLSVEQTEIADVPACDRVNPGNLQLVSKLKNTSGSCSVDVSAMWWEIAGLKEPCIITACEYVVSLWKPLDTWQWEKIYSWHFTEVPVLQIVLVPDVCNLVCVALGNLEIREIRALLCSSDGESEKQLLLSSGNIKAVLGLTQRRLVTSSGTLCDQQVEIMTFAEDGGSTEKQFLMPPEETILTFAEVQGMQEALLGTTIMNNIVICMA